A part of Streptomyces sp. NBC_01497 genomic DNA contains:
- a CDS encoding helix-turn-helix domain-containing protein has translation MGSEPHEGSVRDLLAANLKAARARRQVSLSEVARLSGISKATLSQLESGTGNPTIETVFSLSRALGEPLSGLLEPPAPGGMTVIRAADVAPLVGEGVDLRPYGRVESAGLICELYDQQVRAGARQESPGHAGTEHTVVQSGLLRVEVDEVRVELGAGDYLSFDAVTPHVYTAPEGPVRSVLLINYRADGRGPAEAPH, from the coding sequence GTGGGTTCCGAGCCGCACGAAGGGTCCGTCAGGGATCTGCTCGCCGCCAATCTGAAGGCGGCCAGAGCCCGCAGGCAAGTGTCGCTCTCGGAGGTCGCGCGCCTCTCCGGTATCAGCAAGGCGACCCTCTCGCAGCTGGAGTCCGGCACCGGCAACCCCACCATCGAGACGGTGTTCAGCCTCTCCCGCGCGCTCGGTGAACCCCTCTCCGGCCTGCTGGAGCCGCCCGCGCCCGGCGGCATGACGGTCATCCGCGCGGCCGACGTCGCGCCCCTGGTCGGCGAGGGCGTCGACCTGCGCCCCTACGGCCGTGTCGAAAGCGCCGGGTTGATCTGCGAACTCTACGACCAGCAGGTCAGAGCGGGTGCGCGGCAGGAGTCCCCGGGGCATGCCGGGACCGAGCACACCGTCGTGCAGTCGGGGCTCCTGCGGGTCGAAGTGGACGAGGTGCGGGTGGAACTCGGCGCCGGGGACTATCTCTCCTTCGACGCTGTCACGCCGCACGTGTACACCGCGCCCGAAGGACCCGTACGGTCGGTGCTGCTCATCAACTACCGTGCGGACGGCCGGGGCCCGGCCGAGGCACCGCACTGA
- a CDS encoding MBL fold metallo-hydrolase — MSSRRTRARIWSTRGGTPTRRGTPCAGGLAAAGTRVEDVRGVIVTHAHTDHYGLAGRIREASGAWIALHELDVPLLAAAECDPAGRLAGLLERVGAPPRLADRLVSRARTRRRPEDLPHPDRILQDRERLAVPGFDLRVLWTPGHSPGHICLWEDRRRLLLSGDHVLPEFAVGLHEPAPGREDPLGGYLSSLDRLAGLDPAEVLPAHEHRFTGLDARLAALRAHHRRRLAQVAGALRIGAVHGWDIAAAVTWHRPFEELRGFALRAALQDTLACLGLLDARGLVRRETGPPERWYPRA, encoded by the coding sequence ATGTCTTCGAGACGGACGAGGGCCCGTATCTGGTCGACGCGGGGTGGGACACCGACGAGGCGTGGGACGCCCTGCGCGGGGGGGCTCGCCGCTGCGGGCACACGCGTCGAGGACGTCCGCGGGGTGATCGTCACCCACGCCCACACCGACCACTACGGTCTCGCCGGACGGATCCGCGAGGCGTCGGGCGCCTGGATCGCGCTGCACGAACTGGACGTGCCGCTGCTGGCCGCCGCCGAGTGCGACCCCGCGGGGCGCCTCGCCGGGCTGCTGGAGCGTGTCGGCGCGCCCCCGCGCCTGGCCGACCGGCTCGTCTCACGGGCCCGCACCCGCCGGCGTCCCGAGGACCTGCCGCACCCCGACCGGATCCTCCAGGACCGTGAGCGGCTCGCCGTCCCGGGCTTCGACCTGCGGGTCCTGTGGACCCCCGGGCACTCACCCGGCCATATCTGCCTGTGGGAGGACCGCCGGCGCCTGCTGCTGTCGGGCGACCACGTCCTTCCCGAGTTCGCCGTGGGCCTGCACGAGCCCGCGCCGGGCCGCGAGGACCCCCTCGGCGGCTATCTGAGCTCCCTGGACCGCCTCGCCGGCCTCGACCCGGCCGAGGTGCTGCCCGCCCACGAGCACCGTTTCACCGGGCTCGACGCCCGCCTCGCCGCCCTGCGCGCCCACCATCGACGGCGCCTCGCGCAGGTCGCGGGCGCCCTGAGGATCGGGGCGGTGCACGGCTGGGACATCGCCGCCGCCGTCACCTGGCACCGCCCGTTCGAGGAACTGCGCGGCTTCGCGCTGCGCGCCGCCCTCCAGGACACCCTGGCCTGCCTGGGCCTGCTGGACGCCCGGGGGCTCGTACGCCGGGAAACCGGGCCGCCGGAGCGGTGGTACCCGAGGGCCTGA
- a CDS encoding CaiB/BaiF CoA transferase family protein gives MRVVELAGIGPAPMAAMTLAELGADVVRVDRPVPSPVTDGLNRGRRSVVIDLKHPQGAEAVLRLAERADVLIEAYRPGVAERLGVGPEQALRRNPRLVYGRMTGWGQSGPRATTAGHDINYVSLTGALSAIGRAGGPPQVPVNLLGDFGGGAMYLLVGILSALHHAGASGQGQVVDAAIVDGLTHLSSMVWAQRRYHGWRDERGTNLLDTGRPFYDVYETSDGGWFAVGALEPRFYARLVELLELPEWAGSQYDPAGWPAMREAFAAAFASRTRDAWEHVFDGSDACASPVLDWAEAVRDPHLAARGTHDRVDGGDVPSPAPRFSATPTRVAPAARPVGGDGGQVLDDWTVRGAVDLVAGGAVLDHPAGACADPLAGPGAAPDDRLAAED, from the coding sequence ATCCGTGTCGTGGAACTCGCGGGCATCGGCCCCGCGCCGATGGCCGCCATGACCCTCGCGGAGCTCGGCGCCGATGTCGTACGGGTCGACCGGCCGGTGCCCTCGCCGGTCACCGACGGGCTGAACCGCGGCCGGCGCTCCGTCGTCATCGACCTCAAACACCCTCAGGGCGCCGAGGCCGTACTGCGGCTCGCGGAACGCGCCGACGTACTGATCGAGGCGTACCGGCCGGGGGTGGCGGAGCGGCTCGGTGTGGGACCCGAACAGGCACTGCGCCGCAACCCGCGGCTGGTGTACGGGCGGATGACGGGCTGGGGTCAGTCCGGCCCGCGGGCGACGACCGCCGGACACGACATCAACTACGTCTCGCTCACCGGGGCGCTGTCGGCGATCGGCCGCGCGGGCGGGCCCCCGCAGGTGCCGGTGAACCTGCTCGGGGACTTCGGCGGCGGCGCGATGTACCTGCTCGTGGGCATCCTGTCCGCGCTGCACCACGCCGGCGCGAGCGGTCAGGGGCAGGTGGTGGACGCGGCCATCGTGGACGGCCTCACCCACCTGTCCTCGATGGTGTGGGCCCAGCGCCGGTACCACGGGTGGCGCGACGAGCGGGGCACCAACCTGCTGGACACGGGGCGGCCGTTCTACGACGTGTACGAGACGTCCGACGGCGGGTGGTTCGCGGTCGGCGCGCTGGAACCGCGGTTCTACGCACGCCTGGTGGAGTTGCTGGAGCTGCCCGAGTGGGCCGGGAGCCAGTACGACCCGGCGGGCTGGCCCGCGATGCGGGAAGCGTTCGCCGCCGCGTTCGCCTCCCGTACCCGCGACGCGTGGGAGCACGTCTTCGACGGTTCGGACGCGTGCGCCTCCCCCGTCCTCGACTGGGCGGAGGCCGTACGCGACCCGCACCTGGCGGCGCGCGGCACGCACGACCGGGTGGACGGCGGCGACGTCCCCTCCCCCGCGCCCCGGTTCTCCGCCACTCCGACCCGGGTGGCGCCCGCGGCCCGTCCGGTGGGCGGCGACGGCGGGCAGGTGCTGGACGACTGGACGGTGCGCGGCGCGGTGGACCTCGTCGCGGGCGGCGCGGTGCTGGACCACCCGGCGGGCGCCTGCGCCGATCCACTCGCCGGCCCCGGAGCCGCGCCCGACGACCGCCTGGCGGCCGAGGACTGA
- a CDS encoding TetR/AcrR family transcriptional regulator, producing MAGQGRRVPGPGGERGDERERIVEAAYRCLEAGDGASVSVSVGRILAGAGLSTRAFYRHFGSKDDLLIAMFRKDADLFTAEMRATAAATASPADALRRFVRGTLRLTSDPRRRRRVLVMVSEEALRARGYAAERARVDAAAESVIAGIIERGRAAGDFPAVSDVAADAGSIGALLRHAVDEQLARPSPDGARAAADRVVGFALRALAGPGKRP from the coding sequence ATGGCGGGGCAGGGGCGGCGGGTACCCGGGCCGGGCGGGGAACGCGGTGACGAGCGCGAACGGATCGTCGAGGCCGCCTACCGCTGCCTGGAGGCAGGCGACGGCGCGTCCGTGTCCGTGTCCGTGGGACGCATACTCGCCGGAGCCGGCCTGTCCACGCGGGCCTTCTACCGCCACTTCGGGTCCAAGGACGACCTGCTCATCGCCATGTTCCGCAAGGACGCGGACCTCTTCACCGCCGAGATGCGCGCCACCGCGGCGGCCACCGCGTCGCCGGCCGACGCGCTGCGCCGGTTCGTACGCGGCACCCTGCGGCTGACCTCGGACCCGCGGCGTCGCCGGCGCGTGCTGGTGATGGTCTCGGAAGAGGCCCTGCGCGCCAGGGGATACGCGGCGGAACGGGCCCGCGTCGACGCGGCGGCCGAGTCCGTGATCGCCGGGATCATCGAGCGCGGCCGGGCCGCCGGGGACTTTCCCGCTGTGAGTGATGTCGCGGCGGACGCCGGGTCCATCGGCGCCCTGCTGCGCCACGCGGTCGACGAACAGCTCGCCCGGCCGTCGCCGGACGGCGCGCGGGCCGCCGCTGACCGTGTGGTCGGCTTCGCCCTGCGGGCACTGGCCGGCCCGGGAAAACGGCCGTAG
- a CDS encoding aminopeptidase P family protein, with protein sequence MEQSQFGSMYENASGGELIVRHGSPHRITAPKGGSGMNELISTAPPRLPRLGELPSFISLMGSGWADADRTPDLVPGAVDAAAAHRGLLSALYPGRALVVGSGTAPVRSNDTYYDFRPDSDFLWLTGAAVERAVLVLTPSGAGHDAALYLPAPARPGGREFFTDAARGELWAGPVPGLTEWRDALGIDVHDTADLDTALGRLRDPLVAGAPAPDLLAAHGLMPSGRLGRSLADLRMIKDDWEIERLREAVDRTVEGFAAVTAEIPAAVRGGGERWLQGTFDRYARTVGNGPGYATIVGSGKHAPTLHWVRCDGPVAEEELLLLDMGVETRSHYTADVTRTFPASGAFSPVQRQVHDLVERSHRAGLAAVGPGRPFTDFHHASMEVIARGLHDWGLLPVSVDEALSDQGQHHRRYLVCGIGHHLGLDVHDCARSPYEAYHGRAMAPGMVITVEPGLYFHAHDETVPPELRGLGVRIEDDIVVTADGSEVLSGELPLDAPGLERWMRAH encoded by the coding sequence ATGGAACAAAGCCAGTTCGGTTCCATGTACGAGAACGCGTCCGGGGGAGAACTGATCGTCCGCCACGGCAGCCCCCACAGGATCACTGCACCGAAGGGCGGATCCGGCATGAACGAACTCATCTCCACGGCACCTCCCCGACTGCCCCGGCTGGGCGAACTGCCCTCCTTCATCAGCTTGATGGGCAGCGGCTGGGCCGACGCCGACCGCACGCCCGACCTCGTGCCGGGCGCCGTCGACGCGGCTGCCGCGCACCGCGGACTGCTGAGCGCGCTGTACCCCGGCAGGGCCCTCGTCGTGGGCTCGGGCACCGCGCCCGTCCGCAGCAACGACACGTACTACGACTTCCGGCCGGACAGCGACTTCCTCTGGCTGACCGGAGCCGCCGTCGAGCGCGCCGTCCTCGTCCTGACCCCGTCCGGGGCGGGGCACGACGCCGCGCTGTACCTGCCGGCCCCGGCCCGTCCCGGTGGCCGCGAGTTCTTCACGGACGCGGCGCGGGGCGAGCTGTGGGCCGGGCCCGTGCCCGGCCTGACCGAATGGCGCGACGCGCTCGGCATCGACGTGCACGACACCGCGGACCTCGACACCGCGCTCGGCCGGCTGCGTGACCCGCTCGTCGCCGGGGCGCCCGCCCCGGACCTGCTGGCCGCCCACGGCCTCATGCCGTCCGGCCGGCTGGGCCGGAGCCTGGCCGACCTGCGGATGATCAAGGACGACTGGGAGATCGAGCGGCTGCGCGAGGCCGTCGACCGTACCGTCGAGGGGTTCGCGGCCGTCACCGCGGAGATACCCGCCGCTGTCCGCGGCGGCGGCGAACGCTGGCTCCAGGGCACCTTCGACCGCTACGCCCGCACCGTGGGCAACGGTCCGGGCTACGCCACCATCGTCGGCAGCGGCAAGCACGCGCCGACCCTGCACTGGGTGCGCTGCGACGGACCGGTGGCCGAAGAGGAACTGCTCCTGCTGGACATGGGCGTGGAGACCCGCAGCCACTACACGGCCGACGTGACCCGCACCTTCCCCGCGTCCGGCGCCTTCTCGCCCGTCCAGCGCCAGGTCCACGACCTCGTCGAGCGCTCCCACCGGGCGGGGCTGGCGGCCGTCGGACCCGGCCGCCCCTTCACCGACTTCCACCACGCGTCGATGGAGGTGATCGCACGGGGCCTGCACGACTGGGGGCTGCTGCCGGTCTCCGTCGACGAGGCGCTCAGCGACCAGGGCCAGCACCACCGCCGCTACCTGGTCTGCGGCATCGGCCACCACCTCGGCCTCGATGTCCACGACTGCGCCCGCTCCCCCTACGAGGCCTACCACGGCCGGGCGATGGCGCCCGGCATGGTGATCACCGTCGAACCGGGCCTCTACTTCCACGCCCACGATGAGACGGTGCCGCCGGAGCTGCGCGGTCTCGGCGTCCGCATCGAGGACGACATCGTCGTCACCGCCGACGGCTCCGAGGTGCTCTCCGGCGAACTGCCGCTCGACGCCCCGGGGCTCGAACGCTGGATGCGGGCGCACTGA
- a CDS encoding ABC transporter substrate-binding protein: protein MRPRTFAAGATAAAAVLLLSSCSTPGGGTTAGAGSNTLVVSTPTEPDSLDPTLANTFAARLVFTSFCEKLYDVDSHLKVVPQLAASLPVMSNGGKTMDIPLRQGIKFNDGTPLDASAVKTTLDRDLTMKASARVNELNAVSKVEVKDPHTVRLVLKHPSAPLLSQLADRSGLVMSPTALKRLGDDFGTAPVCVGPFSFKSRVSGNEISFVKSQDYYDRSKVKLKGIVYKFITNSSVATANLESGDVQAAEHLDPSDAVNLKNEKGDTVLHSDTIAYQSLSINVRKGAKTALSQSPDLRKAFEMSINRSALNQAVWNGQMVPDCGPLPVQSALHTKVNCTPFDPDAARALVKKSGVKTPIPVELMVATGSATQREAQVVQSMANDVGFKVSVRPIDLVSGLDLARKGQFDTFLEGWSGRVDPDGDTNDIITTGGANNFSGSNDKVVDRLIAQAAQTTDGKKRAALYGAAVKRVGEQRPLLYLYHDRWFLGTSDKLHGVVYPPDGIPRFKSAYLSH, encoded by the coding sequence ATGCGTCCACGCACCTTCGCCGCGGGAGCCACCGCGGCCGCGGCAGTCCTGCTGCTCTCCTCCTGCTCCACGCCCGGCGGTGGCACCACCGCCGGCGCCGGTTCCAACACGCTCGTCGTCTCCACCCCGACGGAACCCGACAGCCTGGACCCGACGCTCGCCAACACCTTCGCCGCGCGCCTGGTGTTCACGAGCTTCTGCGAGAAGCTCTACGACGTCGACTCGCACCTCAAGGTCGTCCCGCAGCTGGCGGCCTCCCTGCCCGTCATGTCCAACGGCGGGAAGACCATGGACATTCCGCTGCGCCAGGGCATCAAGTTCAACGACGGCACACCACTCGACGCGTCCGCCGTGAAGACGACACTCGACCGCGACCTGACGATGAAGGCGTCGGCGCGCGTCAACGAGCTGAACGCCGTCTCCAAGGTCGAGGTGAAGGACCCGCACACCGTACGGCTCGTCCTCAAGCACCCCTCGGCCCCGCTGCTCTCCCAGCTCGCGGACCGATCCGGCCTCGTCATGTCGCCCACCGCGCTCAAGAGGCTCGGGGACGACTTCGGTACCGCGCCGGTGTGCGTGGGCCCCTTCTCGTTCAAGAGCCGCGTCTCCGGCAACGAGATCTCCTTCGTCAAGTCGCAGGACTACTACGACCGCAGCAAGGTGAAACTCAAGGGGATCGTCTACAAGTTCATCACCAACTCCAGTGTGGCCACGGCCAACCTGGAGTCAGGTGACGTGCAGGCGGCGGAACACCTCGACCCGAGCGACGCGGTCAACCTGAAGAACGAGAAGGGGGACACGGTCCTCCACTCCGACACCATCGCGTACCAGTCGCTCTCCATCAACGTCCGCAAGGGTGCGAAGACCGCCCTCAGCCAGTCCCCGGACCTGCGCAAGGCGTTCGAGATGAGTATCAACCGGAGCGCCCTCAACCAGGCGGTGTGGAACGGGCAGATGGTGCCCGACTGCGGGCCGCTACCGGTGCAGAGCGCCCTGCACACCAAGGTGAATTGCACGCCCTTCGACCCGGACGCGGCCCGCGCCCTCGTCAAGAAGTCGGGTGTGAAGACCCCGATACCGGTCGAGCTGATGGTGGCGACCGGTTCGGCCACCCAGCGCGAGGCGCAGGTCGTCCAGTCGATGGCCAACGACGTCGGGTTCAAGGTCAGCGTGCGCCCCATCGACCTGGTCTCGGGCCTCGACCTCGCGCGCAAGGGCCAGTTCGACACGTTCCTCGAAGGCTGGTCCGGCCGGGTCGACCCGGACGGTGACACCAACGACATCATCACCACCGGCGGCGCGAACAACTTCTCGGGATCGAACGACAAGGTGGTCGACCGGCTGATCGCGCAGGCGGCGCAGACCACCGACGGCAAGAAGCGCGCCGCCCTGTACGGCGCAGCGGTCAAGCGTGTCGGCGAACAGCGCCCCCTGCTGTACCTGTACCACGACCGCTGGTTCCTCGGCACGAGCGACAAGCTGCACGGTGTCGTCTACCCGCCGGACGGCATCCCCCGGTTCAAGAGCGCGTACTTGTCCCACTGA
- a CDS encoding undecaprenyl-diphosphate phosphatase: MSAISIGQSVILGAVEGLTEFLPVSSTGHLKIAEGLMNIPVENASVVGFSAVIQVGAIVACILYFFKDLVRIIGAWGRGLLHKEERYHHDYRFAWWVIAATVPIVVVGLAAKPLIDGPLASLWVVAGSLIVGSGVMWAADQMGRHKRGEDDTSFKDAMLVGCSQILALLFPGFSRSGATMSTALVLDLDRVAATKVSFFLGIPALTGAGIYELKDALGAGVGAAPLAVGTIVSFLVAYASIAWLMKFVASHSLNSFVIYRLIIGVLLFGLLGTGVLN; the protein is encoded by the coding sequence ATGAGCGCGATCAGCATCGGGCAGTCAGTCATCCTCGGAGCGGTCGAGGGGCTGACCGAGTTCCTTCCGGTCTCTTCCACCGGGCATCTGAAAATCGCCGAGGGGCTGATGAACATCCCCGTCGAGAACGCTTCGGTGGTGGGTTTCTCCGCGGTCATCCAGGTCGGCGCGATCGTCGCCTGCATCCTCTACTTCTTCAAGGACCTGGTGCGCATCATCGGCGCCTGGGGCCGCGGCCTGCTGCACAAGGAGGAGCGCTACCACCACGACTACAGGTTCGCGTGGTGGGTGATCGCGGCGACGGTCCCGATCGTGGTGGTGGGCCTGGCGGCCAAGCCCCTGATCGACGGGCCGCTGGCGTCCCTGTGGGTGGTGGCGGGTTCCCTCATCGTCGGCAGTGGCGTGATGTGGGCGGCCGACCAGATGGGCCGCCACAAGCGCGGCGAGGACGACACGTCCTTCAAGGACGCGATGCTGGTGGGCTGTTCACAGATCCTGGCACTCCTCTTCCCAGGCTTCTCCCGCTCCGGCGCCACCATGTCCACCGCCCTCGTCCTCGACCTCGACCGGGTCGCCGCCACCAAGGTGTCGTTCTTCCTCGGTATCCCGGCCCTGACCGGCGCCGGGATCTACGAGCTCAAGGACGCGCTCGGCGCGGGGGTGGGTGCGGCCCCGCTGGCCGTCGGGACGATCGTGTCGTTCCTGGTGGCCTACGCCTCCATCGCCTGGCTGATGAAGTTCGTGGCCAGCCATTCGCTGAACTCGTTCGTGATCTACCGGCTCATCATCGGTGTGCTCCTCTTCGGACTGCTCGGCACCGGCGTTTTGAACTGA